From a single Parafrankia discariae genomic region:
- a CDS encoding ABC transporter ATP-binding protein — translation MRRRPERKDGRAISATPGPDDGLLPKAGAGETWRYALRLLRPRWYLAVLTVLALSVGAAVQLVTPRALGWVIDAAIEGDRGAMVWPVQVLVLVAVATGVFQVLTRTLIAFVAEPVLATLREEVVERALHLPSGAVERSGAGDLVARISGDVEVVTTAIRNILPTLAMSVFLVWMTAVGLAVIDWRFAVVALLAVPTDLYALRWYLRRSGPVFAAQRVAEGARAQQLLDSVGGADTVRAFRLGPDHLRLMAGRSEEAMDCAFRAMHFRTRFWGRMHLSEAIGVAAVLVAGFYLVRGGSVTVGAATAAAFYFSRLFEPVNMVLMMIDMVQEAGAALSRLVGVAGVPLPEQREETVLTEPSIDLRDVRFAYGAGHEVLHGVDLAVPAGERLAVVGASGAGKTTLAKLVAGLHPPASGELRLGGQPVDRFGPDELRRSVGLITQEVHVFAGPLVEDLRLARPEATEAELEGALERAGALEWVTALPSGIRTVVGKGGHRLTPTQAQELALARILLVDAPIVILDEATAEAGSAGARRLELAAERSLSGRTVLLVAHRLTQAAAADRVLVLDRGRVVESGSHDDLVTAGGHYARMWSAWSSNGGLAGRGALPGVAGQATPG, via the coding sequence GCCGGCCCGAGCGAAAGGACGGTAGGGCCATCAGCGCCACACCCGGGCCCGACGACGGCCTCCTCCCGAAGGCGGGGGCGGGGGAGACCTGGCGCTACGCGCTGCGCCTGCTCCGACCGCGCTGGTATCTCGCGGTGCTCACGGTCCTGGCGCTGTCGGTCGGCGCGGCCGTCCAGCTGGTCACCCCGCGTGCCCTCGGGTGGGTGATCGACGCGGCGATCGAGGGTGACCGGGGGGCGATGGTCTGGCCGGTCCAGGTCCTGGTGCTGGTCGCGGTCGCCACGGGCGTCTTCCAGGTGCTGACCAGGACGCTGATCGCGTTCGTCGCCGAGCCCGTGCTGGCGACGCTGCGGGAGGAGGTGGTCGAGCGGGCGCTGCACCTGCCCTCGGGCGCGGTGGAGCGCAGCGGTGCCGGTGACCTCGTGGCCCGGATCAGCGGCGACGTCGAGGTCGTGACGACGGCGATCCGCAACATCCTGCCGACGCTGGCCATGTCCGTGTTCCTGGTGTGGATGACGGCGGTCGGCCTGGCGGTCATCGACTGGCGCTTCGCCGTCGTCGCGCTGCTGGCCGTGCCGACGGACCTCTACGCGTTGCGGTGGTACCTGCGCAGATCGGGCCCGGTGTTCGCCGCCCAGCGGGTGGCCGAGGGCGCCCGCGCCCAGCAGCTGCTCGACTCGGTCGGCGGCGCGGACACCGTCCGGGCCTTCCGGCTCGGTCCCGACCACCTCCGGCTGATGGCCGGGCGCTCGGAGGAGGCGATGGACTGCGCCTTCCGGGCGATGCACTTCCGGACACGTTTCTGGGGCCGGATGCATCTGTCCGAGGCCATCGGCGTGGCGGCCGTCCTGGTCGCCGGCTTCTACCTGGTCCGGGGCGGATCGGTGACCGTCGGCGCGGCCACGGCCGCGGCGTTCTACTTCAGCCGCCTGTTCGAACCGGTCAACATGGTGCTGATGATGATCGACATGGTGCAGGAGGCGGGCGCGGCGCTGTCCCGTCTGGTCGGTGTCGCCGGTGTGCCGCTGCCGGAGCAGCGGGAGGAGACGGTCCTCACCGAGCCGTCGATCGACCTGCGCGACGTCCGGTTCGCCTACGGGGCCGGCCACGAGGTGCTGCACGGCGTCGACCTCGCCGTCCCGGCCGGGGAACGCCTCGCGGTGGTCGGTGCCAGTGGCGCCGGCAAGACCACGCTCGCCAAGCTCGTCGCCGGGCTCCACCCGCCGGCGTCCGGCGAGCTGCGGCTCGGCGGCCAGCCGGTCGACCGCTTCGGCCCGGACGAGCTGCGCCGGTCGGTGGGCCTGATCACCCAGGAGGTCCATGTGTTCGCCGGGCCGCTGGTCGAGGATCTCCGGCTGGCCCGGCCGGAGGCCACCGAGGCGGAGCTCGAGGGGGCACTGGAGCGGGCGGGCGCGCTGGAGTGGGTCACCGCGCTGCCGTCCGGGATCCGGACCGTCGTGGGCAAGGGCGGGCACCGGCTCACCCCGACGCAGGCGCAGGAGCTCGCCCTCGCGCGCATCCTGCTCGTCGACGCGCCGATCGTCATCCTCGACGAGGCCACCGCCGAGGCGGGCAGCGCCGGGGCCAGGCGGCTGGAGCTCGCCGCCGAGCGCTCGCTCAGCGGCCGCACCGTCCTGCTGGTCGCCCACCGGTTGACCCAGGCGGCGGCGGCCGACCGTGTCCTGGTCCTCGACCGGGGCCGGGTCGTGGAGAGCGGCTCGCACGACGACCTGGTGACCGCGGGTGGGCACTACGCGCGGATGTGGTCGGCCTGGTCGTCGAACGGCGGCCTGGCCGGTCGCGGCGCCCTCCCCGGCGTGGCCGGACAGGCCACGCCGGGGTGA
- a CDS encoding cytochrome P450: MSITEAVPQDQNQDKDLPSFPFPDTFSPLPSKTLAEIARRAPAIRVRFGPGQIPIWLIVRHAPARAMLGDPRFSRTKTLEFRPPLTGAQIPDPNSLLWLDPPDHTRIRRLVSTGFAHRRIEQLRPWIAETARRQVTAMTAKDAPTDLRADLAAALPVDVICQILGVPEIDRKNVRTWGEALFRFATNREAAAAGQKALYGYMDSLVRERQAQLAAGEPATKLFDILITTQDTDDGRLNEVELRSLALTLLIGGFETTAGVITNAVTTLLTDRSQWESLVADPALLPNAVEELLRYHPLSMTFPRVATEDVDLGEFTVRAGEVAIAPFAATNRDPDLYDDPDRLDLTRQPVANLAFGHGAHHCIGAHLARVELAEVLSALIDIVPTLRLAVPVSELRYELAAPIGRPETLPVAW; encoded by the coding sequence ATGTCAATTACCGAGGCCGTGCCCCAGGACCAGAATCAGGACAAGGACCTTCCGTCTTTTCCTTTTCCGGACACTTTCAGCCCGCTCCCGTCGAAAACGCTGGCCGAGATCGCCCGGCGCGCGCCCGCCATCCGGGTTCGCTTCGGTCCCGGCCAGATCCCGATCTGGCTTATCGTCCGGCATGCCCCGGCCCGGGCGATGCTTGGCGACCCGCGCTTCTCCCGCACGAAGACGCTTGAATTCCGCCCCCCGCTGACCGGGGCGCAGATTCCCGACCCGAACTCGCTGCTGTGGCTCGACCCGCCCGACCACACCCGCATCCGACGGCTGGTCTCCACCGGGTTCGCCCACCGCCGCATCGAACAGCTCCGGCCGTGGATCGCCGAGACCGCCCGCCGGCAGGTCACCGCGATGACCGCCAAGGACGCGCCGACCGACCTGCGCGCCGACCTGGCCGCCGCACTTCCGGTCGACGTCATCTGCCAGATCCTCGGCGTTCCGGAGATCGACCGGAAGAACGTCCGCACGTGGGGCGAGGCGCTCTTCCGCTTCGCCACCAACCGGGAGGCCGCCGCCGCCGGGCAGAAGGCCCTGTACGGCTACATGGACAGCCTGGTGCGGGAACGGCAGGCGCAGCTCGCCGCGGGCGAGCCCGCGACGAAGCTGTTCGACATCCTGATCACCACCCAGGACACCGACGACGGCCGGCTGAACGAGGTCGAGCTGCGTTCGCTGGCGCTGACGCTGCTCATCGGCGGCTTCGAGACCACCGCGGGTGTGATCACCAACGCGGTCACCACACTGCTGACCGACCGGTCGCAGTGGGAGTCGCTGGTCGCGGACCCGGCCCTGCTGCCGAACGCCGTCGAGGAGCTGCTGCGCTATCACCCGCTGTCGATGACCTTCCCCCGGGTGGCGACCGAGGACGTCGATCTCGGTGAGTTCACGGTGCGGGCCGGCGAGGTCGCGATCGCCCCGTTCGCGGCCACCAACCGCGACCCGGACCTCTACGACGACCCCGACCGGCTCGACCTCACCCGGCAGCCGGTGGCGAACCTGGCCTTCGGTCACGGCGCCCACCACTGCATCGGCGCGCACCTGGCCCGGGTCGAGCTGGCCGAGGTGCTCTCCGCGCTGATCGACATCGTGCCCACGCTGCGCCTGGCGGTGCCGGTGTCGGAGCTGCGCTACGAGCTCGCCGCGCCGATCGGCCGGCCGGAGACGCTGCCCGTCGCCTGGTGA
- a CDS encoding amidohydrolase family protein: MLVRRAEAALCRDGPPAGGLVDVRITGGVVTEIGPPGRRLARRRGEDELDAAGGALLPGLHDHHIHLMSLAAAAASVVLGPPEISGPRDFASRLRTAAAAARTGTAGGWVRGVGYHPAVAGDLDRVALDALTGDVPARVQHRGGALWVLNSAGLRALGLGPESFLDVAGVERTPDAVPTGRLWRLDGWLAGRVPRVPADLGAVGRAALATGVTGFTDATPQRRPSDAAALGDAVASGALPQRLTLMLPLDDGPGGSGEPGGPGEPGGAGGAAFPDRISPGPAKIMLDDMNLPSPDELARRVRRARRAGIPVAVHCVTRVQLVVALAAIAAAGPPPPGGTDRIEHGAVVPPELAALIGAAGLTVVTQPNFVAERGDAYLAEVDPDDLDWLYPCRSLLAAGIAVAGGTDAPFGHPDPWRAVRAARERRTASGRVLGPAERVDGRTALDLFLGRPDAPARPRRLHPGLPADLCLLRTPLDDALADPDAAHVAATIIDGVLAHTAP, from the coding sequence GTGCTGGTCAGACGCGCCGAGGCCGCCCTGTGCCGCGACGGGCCGCCGGCGGGCGGGCTGGTGGACGTCCGGATCACCGGCGGGGTCGTCACCGAGATCGGGCCGCCCGGGCGGCGCCTCGCCCGGCGGCGCGGCGAGGACGAACTCGACGCCGCCGGCGGGGCCCTGCTCCCCGGCCTGCATGATCACCACATCCATCTGATGTCGCTGGCCGCGGCCGCGGCCTCGGTCGTGCTGGGACCGCCGGAGATCAGCGGCCCACGGGATTTCGCGAGCCGGCTGCGGACGGCGGCCGCCGCGGCGCGCACCGGGACGGCCGGCGGCTGGGTGCGCGGGGTCGGCTACCACCCGGCCGTCGCCGGCGACCTCGACCGGGTGGCGCTGGACGCGCTGACCGGCGACGTCCCGGCCAGGGTGCAGCACCGGGGCGGCGCGCTGTGGGTGCTCAACTCGGCCGGTCTGCGCGCGCTGGGCCTGGGCCCGGAGTCCTTCCTCGATGTCGCGGGCGTCGAGCGCACGCCCGACGCGGTTCCCACGGGGCGGCTGTGGCGGCTCGACGGCTGGCTGGCCGGCCGGGTCCCGCGGGTGCCGGCCGATCTGGGCGCGGTGGGCCGGGCCGCCCTCGCCACCGGGGTCACCGGCTTCACCGACGCCACGCCGCAACGCCGGCCGTCCGACGCCGCCGCGCTCGGCGACGCCGTCGCCTCGGGCGCGCTGCCGCAGCGTCTGACGCTGATGCTTCCCCTCGACGACGGACCGGGCGGGTCAGGTGAACCCGGTGGACCGGGCGAACCCGGCGGGGCCGGCGGGGCCGCGTTCCCGGACCGGATCTCACCCGGCCCGGCGAAGATCATGCTGGATGACATGAACCTGCCATCGCCGGACGAGCTCGCGCGGCGGGTCCGGCGAGCCCGCCGGGCCGGCATCCCGGTCGCCGTGCACTGCGTGACCCGAGTCCAGCTCGTGGTGGCCCTCGCCGCGATCGCCGCCGCCGGCCCGCCGCCGCCGGGCGGCACCGACCGGATCGAGCACGGCGCGGTCGTCCCGCCGGAGCTGGCCGCGCTGATCGGCGCCGCCGGACTGACCGTGGTCACCCAGCCGAACTTCGTCGCCGAGCGCGGGGACGCCTATCTCGCCGAGGTCGATCCGGACGACCTCGACTGGCTCTATCCCTGCCGGTCGCTGTTGGCCGCGGGGATCGCGGTGGCGGGCGGTACCGACGCGCCCTTCGGCCATCCGGACCCGTGGCGGGCCGTCCGGGCCGCCCGCGAGCGGCGGACGGCGTCCGGGCGGGTGCTCGGACCGGCGGAACGGGTCGACGGGCGGACCGCGCTCGATCTGTTCCTCGGCCGCCCCGACGCTCCGGCCCGCCCCCGCCGGCTGCACCCGGGTCTGCCCGCGGACCTGTGCCTGCTGCGAACGCCGCTGGACGACGCGCTGGCCGACCCCGACGCCGCCCACGTCGCGGCCACGATCATCGACGGAGTGCTCGCCCACACGGCGCCCTAG
- a CDS encoding enoyl-CoA hydratase/isomerase family protein produces the protein MDVRQAQTVPDVEVLEPEDALLLLRTDPEMFAAHTGRPLLAVRVRGPLAVEVGALARWLPCVLVGVAPDLSDVPPGIGSAGYDVLLTGEAAPPAPWVGPPRPGDGPAAALGAIAAMTRAVPGACVAFTQLVRYSAGIDVRDAVIAESFTYSTLQAGPEFAAWLAGHRATRERRAARTAAAPPVRAARAERAESTQPADSAEPAVLVERDGAELWVVLNRPRVHNAVSRDLRDGLAGAFALAGADPTVAEVRLRGAGRSFCSGGDLGEFGTLPDPACAHAVRTTRSIPLSLLRCARPVTAYVHGTCVGAGVEIPAFARRVVADPATTFRLPELAMGLVPGAGGTSSVVRRVGRERTAFLSLTGWPLDAATAAAWGLVDEVRPVRGDARPPV, from the coding sequence GTGGATGTTCGTCAGGCGCAGACCGTCCCGGATGTCGAGGTCCTGGAGCCGGAGGACGCGCTGCTCCTGCTGCGCACCGACCCGGAGATGTTCGCCGCGCACACCGGACGGCCGCTGCTGGCCGTGCGCGTGCGCGGCCCGCTGGCGGTCGAGGTCGGGGCGCTCGCCCGCTGGCTGCCGTGCGTGCTGGTGGGCGTCGCGCCGGACCTCTCCGACGTCCCCCCGGGCATCGGGTCGGCCGGTTACGACGTGCTGCTGACCGGCGAGGCCGCGCCGCCCGCCCCGTGGGTCGGCCCGCCGCGGCCGGGAGACGGGCCCGCGGCCGCCCTCGGCGCGATCGCCGCGATGACCCGCGCCGTCCCCGGCGCGTGCGTGGCCTTCACCCAGCTGGTGCGGTACTCGGCGGGGATCGACGTCCGCGACGCGGTGATCGCCGAGTCGTTCACCTACTCGACGTTGCAGGCCGGCCCCGAGTTCGCCGCCTGGCTCGCCGGGCACCGGGCCACCCGGGAGCGCCGCGCGGCCCGGACCGCCGCCGCGCCGCCCGTGCGCGCGGCGCGGGCTGAGCGGGCTGAGTCGACTCAGCCGGCCGACTCGGCCGAGCCGGCGGTTCTCGTCGAGCGGGACGGCGCCGAGCTGTGGGTCGTGCTGAACCGGCCGCGGGTGCACAACGCGGTGAGCCGCGACCTGCGGGACGGCCTCGCCGGCGCGTTCGCGCTGGCCGGGGCCGACCCGACCGTCGCCGAGGTGCGGCTGCGGGGGGCGGGCCGTTCGTTCTGCAGCGGGGGCGACCTCGGCGAGTTCGGCACGCTGCCCGACCCGGCCTGCGCCCACGCGGTGCGGACCACCCGCAGCATCCCGCTGTCGCTGCTGCGCTGCGCGCGCCCGGTCACCGCGTACGTGCACGGGACCTGTGTGGGGGCCGGAGTGGAGATCCCGGCCTTCGCCCGGCGGGTGGTCGCCGATCCGGCGACCACCTTCCGGCTGCCCGAGCTGGCGATGGGCCTGGTGCCCGGCGCTGGTGGGACGTCCAGTGTCGTGCGCAGGGTCGGTCGGGAGCGCACCGCCTTCCTGTCACTGACCGGCTGGCCGCTGGACGCCGCCACCGCGGCGGCCTGGGGCCTGGTCGACGAGGTCCGCCCGGTGCGCGGGGATGCCCGCCCTCCGGTCTGA
- a CDS encoding AfsR/SARP family transcriptional regulator, whose translation MKTAGTNQVGGIPRFQLLGPLEVRDGHDRLIPVSAAKQRGVLAALLVDAGTIVSTDRLADLLWDGAPPPSAKKTLENYLSRLRRLLGPAVGGRIVTRSPGYVIELRDGLEVDLVRLADLAGRAQESADRADWAHAGRDAREALALWRGEPFCDVPVERLRCEQTPHLAEARLRLRELALTAQVMLGDHHIALPGLRRLVEETRIREHPWELLISALYRCGRKAEAFEAYRQVGRILRDELGVDPGHGLRRLHGLMLADDPHPLPTADIHARLARPGTSGTSPGTAGTPPVGTPPPPATPAAPARPAAPVLSAVVVPSAETRHGVAGRYESLPEPRDPTDPDPARALRLLSGWEGDDLPLGAAGAMLGRPAEITRRELSVLTDLRLLENPAPGRYRLPAAVRVFGRTVAPARHTDAERQEALARLLGWYQQTAVRAENVLHPYGRRQVPGTGPAELPREEFGGFRDASAWFTAEHANLVTAVRVAACATEHTVAWQLAAGLTGYLHLSKRWTDWITTTQIGLASARHLGDRSGEAALLLSAGLAYRDLRLLDRSVDLIERATAIRRETADQWGEACSLLGLGLVHRPELMIVHHRRAEKIFTEAGNLWGYALAQIELGRALRRLRHPARAVACHHNSAAILAELGDLWGVGLAHLSLAEDYLACGSHDDAAASCRRSLAVCCEIGDRHTSARVLALLGQIYLRLPDATAAHQAWSRALRIFEDLADPRATQVRVGMANLDAAVAMAS comes from the coding sequence ATGAAGACAGCCGGAACGAACCAGGTCGGCGGGATCCCCCGGTTCCAGCTGCTCGGCCCGCTCGAGGTCCGGGACGGGCACGACCGTCTGATCCCGGTCTCCGCCGCGAAGCAACGCGGTGTGCTGGCCGCGCTGCTGGTCGACGCGGGCACCATCGTCTCGACGGACCGATTAGCCGACCTGCTCTGGGACGGCGCACCACCGCCGTCCGCCAAGAAGACGCTGGAGAACTATCTCAGCCGGCTGCGCCGGCTGCTGGGGCCGGCGGTGGGCGGGCGCATCGTCACCCGCTCCCCCGGCTACGTGATCGAGCTCCGGGACGGGCTGGAGGTCGACCTGGTCAGACTGGCCGATCTCGCCGGACGGGCGCAGGAGTCCGCCGACCGGGCGGACTGGGCCCACGCCGGGCGCGACGCCCGGGAGGCGCTGGCGCTCTGGCGCGGGGAACCGTTCTGTGACGTGCCGGTGGAGCGGCTGCGGTGCGAGCAGACGCCGCACCTGGCCGAGGCCCGGCTGCGGCTGCGGGAGCTGGCCCTGACCGCCCAGGTGATGCTGGGCGATCATCACATCGCCCTGCCCGGTCTGCGGCGGCTCGTCGAGGAGACCAGGATCCGGGAGCACCCCTGGGAGCTGCTGATCAGCGCCCTGTACCGCTGCGGGCGCAAGGCCGAGGCGTTCGAGGCATACCGGCAGGTGGGCCGGATCCTGCGCGACGAGCTCGGGGTGGACCCCGGCCACGGCCTCCGGCGCCTGCACGGCCTGATGCTGGCCGACGACCCGCATCCGCTGCCCACGGCGGACATCCACGCGCGCCTGGCCCGGCCGGGCACCTCCGGGACCTCACCGGGCACGGCCGGAACCCCGCCGGTCGGCACCCCGCCGCCGCCGGCCACGCCCGCGGCGCCCGCCCGGCCTGCGGCGCCCGTCCTGTCCGCCGTGGTCGTCCCGTCGGCCGAGACCCGGCACGGCGTCGCCGGCCGGTACGAGAGCCTGCCGGAACCACGGGACCCCACTGATCCGGACCCGGCGCGGGCGCTGCGCCTGCTGAGCGGGTGGGAGGGGGACGACCTGCCGTTGGGAGCGGCCGGCGCGATGCTGGGCCGTCCGGCCGAGATCACGCGGCGCGAGCTGAGCGTCCTGACCGATCTGCGGCTCCTGGAGAACCCCGCGCCCGGCCGGTACCGGCTGCCCGCCGCGGTACGGGTGTTCGGGCGCACGGTGGCCCCGGCCCGGCACACCGACGCCGAGCGGCAGGAGGCACTGGCCCGGCTCCTCGGGTGGTATCAGCAGACCGCGGTCCGGGCCGAGAACGTGCTGCACCCCTACGGCCGGCGCCAGGTCCCCGGTACCGGCCCGGCCGAGCTGCCGCGGGAGGAGTTCGGCGGCTTCCGGGACGCGTCGGCCTGGTTCACCGCCGAGCACGCGAACCTCGTGACCGCGGTCCGGGTCGCCGCCTGCGCGACCGAGCACACGGTCGCCTGGCAGCTGGCGGCCGGGCTGACCGGCTATCTCCATCTCAGCAAGCGCTGGACGGACTGGATCACGACCACCCAGATCGGCCTCGCCTCCGCCCGGCACCTCGGCGACCGCTCCGGCGAGGCCGCGCTGCTGCTCAGTGCCGGTCTCGCCTACCGTGACCTGCGCCTGCTCGACCGCTCCGTCGACCTGATCGAGCGGGCGACGGCGATCCGGCGGGAGACGGCGGACCAGTGGGGCGAGGCGTGCAGCCTGCTCGGCCTGGGCCTGGTGCACCGGCCGGAGCTGATGATCGTCCACCACCGCCGGGCAGAGAAGATCTTCACCGAGGCCGGGAACCTGTGGGGCTACGCCCTGGCCCAGATCGAGCTGGGGCGGGCGCTGCGCCGGCTGCGCCACCCCGCGCGGGCGGTCGCCTGCCACCACAACAGCGCGGCCATCCTGGCCGAGCTCGGTGACCTGTGGGGGGTCGGGCTGGCGCACCTCAGCCTGGCCGAGGACTACCTGGCCTGCGGCAGCCACGACGACGCGGCCGCTTCATGCCGCCGATCGCTGGCCGTCTGCTGCGAGATCGGCGACCGCCACACCAGCGCGCGCGTCCTGGCCCTGCTGGGGCAGATCTACCTGCGGCTGCCCGACGCGACCGCCGCCCACCAGGCGTGGAGCAGAGCGCTGCGGATCTTCGAGGATCTCGCCGACCCGCGCGCCACGCAGGTCCGGGTGGGCATGGCGAACCTCGACGCGGCGGTGGCGATGGCGTCCTGA